Sequence from the Sphingobacteriaceae bacterium GW460-11-11-14-LB5 genome:
ACCGATAAAGGCAGTAATCCGGAGGTGATCTTTGCTAAAGATTTTAAATTGAAAACCAATAAGGTTCATGGTTTTACCATCGATAACCAGCCGCGTTCTTCTGCCGAAGAAGCACAAGGTGGAAGATTAAACCCATCATTAAATCTGGTTCAGTCTTTCGAAAAACTGGATAATACCTATGCCTCTTTGGCTTCGGTTGATGGCAGTGGAAATCCGGTTTATTATACTAACATCACAGATATTTTTGCTGACCGCGATGCGCGTTTAGCCGGAACGGTAATTCTCCCTGGAACACAGTTTAAAGGGAAAACGGTAGACATCTGGGCGGGCTACCAATTAGCCAATGGTACCATCATTACCGGAGATAATTTCGGGCAGAGCAAAAAAGAGGTACTGCCAGATAATCCGGCATCGGTACAGGTGGTGGGAAGAGATGGCCCTGTTGATGGTTTAGAATTCAGTGCGCAATCAGGCTTTTACGTGCGTAAATATTTAGATCCTGCTACAGGTTCGGGCCAGATTGGGACCCGGAGCGATGTATGGTGGATCCGCTACCGTTATGCAGAAGTATTGTTAAATGCTGCCGAAGCCGCTTTTGAACTGGGTGATGCCGCTACAGCAGCCAATTATATCAAACCGGTAAGAGACCGTGCAGGATTAACCGTTGCATTAAGTCCGGCAAATATTACTTTCGACCGTATCGTACACGAACGAAAAGTAGAATTTGCTTTTGAAGGACATCAGCTTTGGGATATGAAACGCTGGAGGCTGGCCGACAAGGTATGGAACGGCAACAACATGTCGGCCGCCGATTTTATCAATGCAGCCAATATTGGAAGCGCAACGCGCACCAGTACACAGGTGTTTGGCTTGTGGCCATATAAATACTACAACCCGGGTAATGCCAATCACCTGAAGTATATTTTTAAGGTCATTAAACCCAGCCGTGTTACCGCGGCACACCGCTTCCGCATCGGTAATTACTACTCATCTATCGGGCAGGATGTACTTAACGGCAATCCGAAAATTATCAGAAACCCTAATCAATAATCATATATAACATGAAAAATAGATTTTATTTCATCATAGGGGCAATTATAGCCATGTTTTTTTCCTCTTGTAAAAAGGATAATTACGAGGCACCTGCAGCCGATTTCACAGGCAGGATCGTATACAAGGGCGAAGCCATTAATGTTCAGTACGGCCAGGTAAACTTCGAACTTTGGCAGTCAGGCTTTGGTAACTACTCCGCACTTAACGTAAATGTAAGTCAGGATGGTAATTATTCAGCTAAATTATTCGATGGGAACTATAAACTAGTTTTCTCACCCAACCAGGGTCCGTTTTTATGGAAAAAGAATGCCGCAGGTAAACAGGATACCCTGGCGGTAAACATTAGCGGGAACAAGGTAATGGATATTGAAGTCATGCCTTATTACATGATCCGCGGTGCTAGCTTAACTGCCGCTTCCGGCAAAGTGAATGGATTCTGCAAACTGGAAAAAATCATCACCGATGCCAATGCAAAGGATATAGAAAGTGTATCGCTGTATATCAATAAAACACAGTTTGTAGACGGAGGCAATAACTTGGCAATACAACAACTCACCGGAACGGCAATTGCCGACCTGAATAACTTAAATATGAGTGTAAATATCCCTACGATTGTACCGGCACAAAATTATGTTTTTGCCAGAATAGGGGTTAAAATTGCAGGAGTAGACGACCTTATTTTTACGCCTGTTACTAAAATAAATTTTTAGTTAATGACAGTATCCACAAAAAAAAATCGTCATCTCGACTGTAGCGCAGCGAAATGGAGAGATCTAATAGATTTAGCTTCGCTGAGCACTACGTGGTTCTCGGCTACGTTGCACTCCGCTCGAAATGACGATCTCTTAAGTTGATATTTATACTTTAAAGTTTCGTCATTCCCGCGCAGGTTGGGAATGACGATCAATCGAAATATTATTGATATCAATATCTTACCTTTAATTAATCATGATTAAATGAAATATCTTTTTGCCTTTTTTTTATACTGCTTCGTATTTTCTATTGGTAAAAACGCATTTGCCAAGCAATTAAACGATACCATTTACCTGGCCGATCCAACTATTTTTTTAGACAAGGGTATATACTATTTATATGGTACCAGCGGCGATGAAGGCTTTATGGTTTATGCTTCCCGCGATCTTAAAAACTGGACTAAACCGGCCGGAAAAAATAAGGGATTTGCCTTAAAAAAGGGCGATGCCTTTGGAACTAAAGGGTTTTGGGCACCACAGGTATTTAAAAAGGGTAAAACCTATTTCATGGCTTATACCGCTGATGAACAGATTGCTATTGCCCATAGTAATAGCCCAACAGGTCCTTTTGTTCAGAAAGAATTAAAAGCAATATCAGGTATAGGGAAACAGATCGATCCATTTGTATTTACCGATACCGATGGAAAAAACTACCTCTATCATGTAAAGCTTGATCAGGGTAACCGGATTTTTGTAGCAGAACTGAAGCATGATTTTTCAGATGTAATCCCTGAAACAACAAAATTTTGTTTATCAGGAACTGAGCCCTGGGAAAATACGGCAAAAACCGATTGGCCGGTAACCGAAGGCCCAACGGTTCTAAAAAAGAACAATCTTTATTATCTTTTTTACTCCGCAAATGATTTCAGGAATCCGGATTATGCCGTGGGTTATGCTACTTCAGGCTCAGCTACAGGACCTTGGTTAAAATATACAGGCAATCCGATCATCAGCAAAAAGACCTTACAGCTAAACGGAACCGGTCACGGAGATTTTTTTACGGATAAAAGTGGTCAGCTGCAGTATGTATTTCATACCCATTACACGAACCACAAGGTATCGCCGAGGGCAACCGCTGTTGTCAAAGCGGCTTTTGTAAAAGATAAAAATGATCGCTACCATATGCAAATCGACGCTGAAAGTTTTCGGTTTTTAAGGCAAAGTGTTGCAAAAACATTCTAGGGTTAAATTGATTGCATTTGTAGAAATATTGAGATGAAAATGAATCGGTTTAAGAGAAGAAATTGCTTTTTTTAAGGATTGGCGAATGCCACTAATCGAAAAACATAAAAGATGTAAAGCTTTAAAAATGAACGCTTTGAAAATAAGATATTTGCTGAGTACTTTATGCCTGTTATGGGCAGTGGGCTTGCCTGCACAAACATTTACCAACCCTTTATTGCCATCCGGGGCCGATCCTTATAGTTATTATAAAGATGGTTATTACTATTATACCCATACCACTGGCAACCGGGTAGATCTTTGGAAAACCAAAACCTTAGATGGCTTAAAAGATGCAGAGCGGAAAACCATCTGGCATGCACCTGCAGGCACCATGTATAGTAAAGAAATCTGGGCACCGGAAGTCATGTTTTTAAGAGGCAAATGGTACGCTTACTTCGCTGCCGATGATGGAAGAAATGAAAACCACCGCATGTATGTTTTAGAAAATGCTTCAGCCGACCCCATGAAAGGCGAGTGGGTATTTAAAGGTAAAATTGCCGATCCAACTGATAAATGGGCCATTGATGGGGATGTAATCGATTTTAAAGGCCAGTTATATATGATCTGGTCTGGATGGGAGGGTGATGAAAACGGCAAACAGGAAATTTTCATCGCCAGGCTTAAAAATCCATGGACGGTAGAAGGAAAAAGAGTGAAGATTTCTACACCAAAATTTAACTGGGAAAAAATAGGGGATTTGGGTGGAGGAGCCCATGTGGATGTAAACGAAGGGCCTCAGTTTTTGCCGCATGGAGATAAAATATTTGTCATTTATTCAGCCAGTGGCTGTTGGACAGATTTTTATGCCCTGGGTATGCTTTCCGCGTCGGCTAAAAGCAATCTGCTCGATCCTGCTTCCTGGGCAAAATCTGATCAGCCTGTTTTCCAGCAGTCGCCAAAAGACAGCATCTACGCGCTGGGTCATAACTCATTTTTTAAATCGCCAGACGGAAAAGAAGACTGGATCCTATATCATGCCAACGATAAACCGGGTCAGGGTTGCGGAGGTTTCCGCTCACCCCGTGCCCAAAAATTCAACTGGAATACCGATGGTACACCAAATTTTGGAACTCCGGTAAAAGCAGGACTGAGCATCACCTCACCATCAAACCGAAATAAATAATAATCAGATAAATACCGATATGAATTTAAAAAACTATGCGCTTCTTGCTGTACTGAGTTTGAACATCAGCCTGGGTTTCGCGCAAAAAACAAAAAAAAGTACTGAGCCTGCAAAAGTTTGGTCAGTAGAAAAAGCCAATGCCTGGTACAAGGAACATAAATGGTTAACAGGTGCAAACTACATTCCTTCCAATGCCATCAATCAGCTGGAAATGTGGCAGGCCGATACTTTTTCACCCGATCTGATTGATAAAGAACTGGGCTGGGCCGAAGGAATTGGTTTTAACACGCTGCGTGTATTCTTGTTCAGTAAGGCCTGGAGTCAGGATCCTGAGGGTTTTAAAAAGAGAATGGATCAGTTTTTAACCATTACCCAAAAACATGGTATTAAACCGATGTTTGTCTTTTTCGACGATTGCTGGAATAAAACTTCAGCCATTGGTAAACAGCCGGCACCTAAAACAGGTGTTCACAATTCGGGCTGGTTGCAAGATCCCGGTGATCCTGCTTTTAAAGAAGAAGCCAATTTCCCTGAACTCGAAAAATATGTAAAGGATGTACTTAGCCATTTTGCACACGATAAAAGAATTTTACTTTGGGATTTGTACAATGAACCCGGAAATAGTGGAAAGTTAGAGGCTACCATTCCCTTGTTAACCAAAACCATCAGCTGGGCAAGAGCAGTCAATCCCGATCAGCCGATTTCTATCGGATTGTGGAGCTGGGGTTTCGAAAAGCTTAACGAAATACAGCTGGCCAACTCAGATATTGTAACCTACCATAACTATGAGGCACCAGACTGGCACCAAAGAACCATTGATCTGTTAAAAGCCAGCGGCCGGCCACTGATCTGTACCGAATATATGGCCCGATCACGCAACAGCCGCTTTTCAAACATTTTGCCTATGCTAAAAAATGAAAATGTTGGCGCCATTAACTGGGGATTTGCTGCGGGTAAAACCAATACCAAATATGCCTGGGATACCCCGCTTGCCGATGGATCTGATCCGATTGAGTGGTTCCACGAAATCTTTCAGCCCGATGGCACCCCATACCGCCTGGATGAGGTAAACCTGATTAAAAAACTCAATAACAAATAAATTTTTTTCAGTAGGAAGATCCGAAGAATGGATTCATAAAAATTATTGTCAGTCTGAGCGGAGTCGAAGACCCTTAGTTGAAAATTGAAATATTTGTCTTTCCAGAGGCTATCATTGATAAACCCCAATAGAATAGTCGTCATCTCGACTGTAGCACAGCGAAATGGAGAGATCTATCTAGACAGATTTCTCGACTGCGTTGCACTTCGCTCGAAATGACGGTAACTATGGGGATTTTAAGCGTAAATTAATTGCTGTCATTCATATTGACTTTTATGAAACAAATAAGCCCTCAGGATGAAACTATTCTTTGCTTAAATTAAAAACATTGCCAAACCCAACCTTAACACACAAATTTAAACCAATGAACAAAAAAGTATCCATCCTTATCTCGCTGCTGGGGCTCTCGTTATCCCTTTCCGCGCAACAGGACAAATCGTGGTCGATGGTAAAAGGGAAAATCTCTTCACCATGGGCACAGGAAGTTAATCCTAAAAATGTTTTGCCAGAATATCCACGCCCACAGTTCGAGCGTGCTGGTAACTGGAAAAACTTAAACGGACTTTGGGATTATGCCATTTCCGGAAAATCGCAACAACCGGCAATCAATCAGGGTAAAATTCTGGTTCCTTTCGCGGTAGAATCTTCACTTTCGGGTGTGGGCAAAACCGTTGGTAAGGATAGCCTGCTCTGGTACAAAACCAGCTTTACCGTACCGGCCAATATGAAGGGTAAAGAAATTTTGCTTCATTTTGGCGCGGTTGACTGGAGAAGTACCGTGAGCATCAACGGTAAAGTGGTAGGTAAACATGAAGGCGGTTTCGATCCTTTCAGTTTCAATATTACGCCGTTTCTGAACAAGAGTGGAAACCAGACTTTAACTGTAGAGGTCTGGGACCCTACAGATGAAGGCCCTCAGCCAAGAGGAAAGCAGGTGAAAAAGCCTGAAGGCATCTGGTATACCCCGGTAACCGGTATCTGGCAAACCGTTTGGATTGAAGCGGTAAATAAAGTACACATCGATCACCTTAAAATAACACCAGATATCGATCAGCAAACGGTAGCGGTTACCCCATTTTTAACAGGCGCTGGTACTGGCGATCAGGTTAAGGTTTCGGCATGGGATGGCACTACGAAAGTCGCTGAGCAGATTGCTGATGGTAACGGTGCAATCAATTTAAAAATTGCGAACCCTAAACTTTGGAGCCCTAAAAATCCGTTTTTATACGATTTAAAAGTTGAACTGATTGCTAAAAATAAAAAGGTAGATGAGGTGAAAAGTTATTTTGCCATGCGCAAAACCTCAATGGGCAAAGATGAGAATGGTATTCAGCGTATGCTGTTAAACAATGAATTTGTTTTTCAGTACGGTCCGCTAGATCAGGGCTGGTGGCCAGATGGTCTTTACACTGCACCAACGGATGCAGCCTTAAAATTTGATGTCGATAAAACCAAAGAAATGGGTTTTAATATGATCAGAAAACACATTAAGGTAGAGCCCGCACGTTGGTACTACCATTGCGATAAAGCGGGTATGCTGGTTTGGCAGGATATGCCAAGTGGCGATTTGGGTAATGGCTGGGAGAACCGTCCGGGTATTTTAGACCATGGCTCAGATCAAAACAGAAGTGCAGAATCTGAAGGCTATTATAAAAAAGAGTGGAATGCGATTATCGATGCGCTTTACAATGTGCCTTCAATCGTCGTATGGACACCTTTTAACGAGGCCTGGGGCCAGTTTAAGACGGTAGAAATTGCCAAATGGACGAAAGAGAAAGATCCTTCAAGGCTTGTAAATACGGCTAGTGGAGGTAATTTTCATCCGGTAGGCGATATTATCGATCTGCATAATTATCCACATCCGGCTATGCCGAGCCCTGATTATTTTGGGAAAGATTATGTGCTTGTGCTTGGTGAGTTTGGCGGACTTGGCCTGCCTATTGATGGCCATGTTTGGCAACAGAAAAACAACTGGGGTTATCAGAGTTTTAAAAACAAAACCGATCTGTTTAACAAATACGCCCAGTTTATGAAACGTTTGGAAGAATTAATCCCCTTAGGACTTTCTGCCGGCGTGTACACGCAAACGACCGATGTGGAAGTAGAAACCAATGGATTAATGACCTATGATCGAAAAGACATTAAGTTTTCGGAAACACAGATGAAAGCATTACATGATAAATTGTACAATATTAGGATTCCAATTAAAAAGTAGATTCCTAT
This genomic interval carries:
- a CDS encoding beta-galactosidase, which gives rise to MNKKVSILISLLGLSLSLSAQQDKSWSMVKGKISSPWAQEVNPKNVLPEYPRPQFERAGNWKNLNGLWDYAISGKSQQPAINQGKILVPFAVESSLSGVGKTVGKDSLLWYKTSFTVPANMKGKEILLHFGAVDWRSTVSINGKVVGKHEGGFDPFSFNITPFLNKSGNQTLTVEVWDPTDEGPQPRGKQVKKPEGIWYTPVTGIWQTVWIEAVNKVHIDHLKITPDIDQQTVAVTPFLTGAGTGDQVKVSAWDGTTKVAEQIADGNGAINLKIANPKLWSPKNPFLYDLKVELIAKNKKVDEVKSYFAMRKTSMGKDENGIQRMLLNNEFVFQYGPLDQGWWPDGLYTAPTDAALKFDVDKTKEMGFNMIRKHIKVEPARWYYHCDKAGMLVWQDMPSGDLGNGWENRPGILDHGSDQNRSAESEGYYKKEWNAIIDALYNVPSIVVWTPFNEAWGQFKTVEIAKWTKEKDPSRLVNTASGGNFHPVGDIIDLHNYPHPAMPSPDYFGKDYVLVLGEFGGLGLPIDGHVWQQKNNWGYQSFKNKTDLFNKYAQFMKRLEELIPLGLSAGVYTQTTDVEVETNGLMTYDRKDIKFSETQMKALHDKLYNIRIPIKK
- a CDS encoding glycosyl hydrolase family 43 translates to MNALKIRYLLSTLCLLWAVGLPAQTFTNPLLPSGADPYSYYKDGYYYYTHTTGNRVDLWKTKTLDGLKDAERKTIWHAPAGTMYSKEIWAPEVMFLRGKWYAYFAADDGRNENHRMYVLENASADPMKGEWVFKGKIADPTDKWAIDGDVIDFKGQLYMIWSGWEGDENGKQEIFIARLKNPWTVEGKRVKISTPKFNWEKIGDLGGGAHVDVNEGPQFLPHGDKIFVIYSASGCWTDFYALGMLSASAKSNLLDPASWAKSDQPVFQQSPKDSIYALGHNSFFKSPDGKEDWILYHANDKPGQGCGGFRSPRAQKFNWNTDGTPNFGTPVKAGLSITSPSNRNK
- a CDS encoding RagB/SusD family nutrient uptake outer membrane protein, which encodes MKKYIYTFAAIACLSFAQSCKKDSEFLDKQPTSTLPIDAVWKDPNLVLTVVGDLYDRYPDFQRIESWWLFADFDEGFASASGDYGRHQNLEYGYDAWRYWDMGVYRLINDLNLFIKRGQEATALKAEDRDRFLAEARFIRAGVYFEMVKRMGGVPLITVPLAYDYSGDPSYLQYPRAKESEIYDFVISELEAIKTILPDNATIQSRATKAAALAMESRAALYAGSIAKYSNAQLSLPGGEVGIPAAMANGYFTKALNAAKEIIDGGKYSLYKKNPNLSDNFAALFTDKGSNPEVIFAKDFKLKTNKVHGFTIDNQPRSSAEEAQGGRLNPSLNLVQSFEKLDNTYASLASVDGSGNPVYYTNITDIFADRDARLAGTVILPGTQFKGKTVDIWAGYQLANGTIITGDNFGQSKKEVLPDNPASVQVVGRDGPVDGLEFSAQSGFYVRKYLDPATGSGQIGTRSDVWWIRYRYAEVLLNAAEAAFELGDAATAANYIKPVRDRAGLTVALSPANITFDRIVHERKVEFAFEGHQLWDMKRWRLADKVWNGNNMSAADFINAANIGSATRTSTQVFGLWPYKYYNPGNANHLKYIFKVIKPSRVTAAHRFRIGNYYSSIGQDVLNGNPKIIRNPNQ
- a CDS encoding 1,4-beta-xylanase; this translates as MSLNISLGFAQKTKKSTEPAKVWSVEKANAWYKEHKWLTGANYIPSNAINQLEMWQADTFSPDLIDKELGWAEGIGFNTLRVFLFSKAWSQDPEGFKKRMDQFLTITQKHGIKPMFVFFDDCWNKTSAIGKQPAPKTGVHNSGWLQDPGDPAFKEEANFPELEKYVKDVLSHFAHDKRILLWDLYNEPGNSGKLEATIPLLTKTISWARAVNPDQPISIGLWSWGFEKLNEIQLANSDIVTYHNYEAPDWHQRTIDLLKASGRPLICTEYMARSRNSRFSNILPMLKNENVGAINWGFAAGKTNTKYAWDTPLADGSDPIEWFHEIFQPDGTPYRLDEVNLIKKLNNK
- a CDS encoding beta-xylosidase; this encodes MKYLFAFFLYCFVFSIGKNAFAKQLNDTIYLADPTIFLDKGIYYLYGTSGDEGFMVYASRDLKNWTKPAGKNKGFALKKGDAFGTKGFWAPQVFKKGKTYFMAYTADEQIAIAHSNSPTGPFVQKELKAISGIGKQIDPFVFTDTDGKNYLYHVKLDQGNRIFVAELKHDFSDVIPETTKFCLSGTEPWENTAKTDWPVTEGPTVLKKNNLYYLFYSANDFRNPDYAVGYATSGSATGPWLKYTGNPIISKKTLQLNGTGHGDFFTDKSGQLQYVFHTHYTNHKVSPRATAVVKAAFVKDKNDRYHMQIDAESFRFLRQSVAKTF